From the Oleiphilus messinensis genome, one window contains:
- a CDS encoding DUF1631 family protein, with protein sequence MADTTYTSIADLPPVMDNVYHIFHAGLCKRFTSAYQRIEQSLRDEARCSNNMDVKENCVFAIEDAKDHQEEIAKTFAEALIRSFSDFQKQIEMPEAAPKPVAPSKLDLSHLSLVDDDALQEKIDTQSMVASAMKSCEYLLIPITSGIVQAYSSARVKQLVHPLSPTRVGECLEQALTLGKFKGTARSIVFHLFREELFDNLAPLYKEVIDIFQTFSIELAMQQAQTRSLNITTLEVMPVDIGFGGSTAKPATKKRAQAVSDAQLQARTQRDSANPLQIDAERITQEQPGNTGSETGQQRNNPNGHPTNKNDSAAPPYISAKETFIDIETWLRQNPVPDTLTFDAGFTSRLNYDGLSEHTEEDRTIISVSTKQLDKILANIQLEVLRDDSDWVMKLRAYLESRCNDLEVCVISPYQEGCIKLVNHALNYIEKEFHPGIARYLNSLRIAFVRLALTDKAFLKESMHPGKSLFDGLTYLSYGLNPGDKRIIKQLFRVVRAYSDGRSDDIGTEAEARTQADRQADRQAEHFAQIQHTLLNFIVSERSRIQEQEKKTLLELAAQKQRYLAFKTADAFIKTRLKSVSHRLAFHELLHTALRQVLAESYLSGGADGEQWRVTSQLFTALLWTSQANADEHDKHKLLRALPQLLIKLNTFFKKHNIALDIQSLIVKQITEIQKLITGGVDGRTLTDEDLSHSQTITYLLQKIKNETQEAYREKSLIGADHTDPAPFPPSVSQDTLQPGQWLAYWVDNNMQMCKYMFHFSPLDKYIFFNWEGDKQFERSTQHVQADLEQGYAKLLDTPIPLESAFRYVMKLSMAQMPTP encoded by the coding sequence ATGGCAGACACAACCTATACATCAATTGCAGATCTTCCACCGGTAATGGACAACGTGTACCATATTTTTCACGCGGGACTTTGCAAGCGCTTTACGTCCGCTTACCAGCGCATCGAACAGAGCCTGAGGGATGAAGCACGGTGTTCCAACAATATGGATGTCAAAGAAAATTGCGTCTTCGCGATCGAAGATGCCAAAGATCACCAGGAAGAAATTGCAAAGACATTTGCTGAAGCCCTGATACGGTCTTTTAGTGATTTCCAGAAACAGATCGAAATGCCCGAAGCAGCCCCTAAACCCGTCGCACCCAGCAAACTGGACTTGTCCCATCTAAGCCTGGTCGATGATGATGCACTCCAGGAAAAAATCGATACTCAGAGCATGGTTGCAAGCGCGATGAAGAGCTGTGAGTACCTGCTCATACCAATTACCAGTGGCATTGTGCAGGCTTACAGTTCAGCCCGGGTGAAACAGCTCGTTCACCCGTTATCTCCCACACGGGTGGGCGAGTGCCTGGAGCAAGCTCTAACACTGGGGAAGTTCAAGGGAACCGCGAGAAGCATTGTATTTCATCTCTTCCGGGAGGAACTTTTCGATAATCTGGCACCACTTTACAAAGAAGTGATTGATATCTTTCAAACGTTCAGTATCGAGTTGGCAATGCAACAAGCCCAAACCCGATCCCTCAACATTACAACACTGGAAGTCATGCCAGTTGACATTGGTTTCGGCGGAAGCACCGCCAAACCTGCAACTAAAAAAAGGGCTCAGGCAGTTTCGGACGCGCAATTACAGGCGCGCACTCAGCGCGATTCTGCGAATCCCCTGCAGATAGACGCAGAACGGATTACTCAGGAGCAACCTGGTAACACTGGAAGTGAGACTGGGCAGCAGCGCAACAATCCAAACGGTCATCCAACAAACAAAAACGACTCAGCTGCCCCGCCATACATTTCGGCGAAAGAGACGTTTATAGACATTGAAACCTGGCTCAGACAAAACCCCGTGCCGGATACATTAACGTTTGATGCCGGATTTACATCCAGGCTTAATTACGATGGATTATCTGAACACACAGAGGAAGACCGGACCATCATTTCCGTATCCACCAAACAACTGGATAAAATACTGGCCAACATTCAACTCGAAGTACTCCGTGATGACAGCGACTGGGTCATGAAACTCAGAGCCTATCTTGAAAGCCGATGCAACGACCTCGAAGTTTGTGTCATATCGCCCTACCAGGAAGGCTGTATCAAACTGGTCAACCATGCCTTGAATTATATCGAGAAAGAGTTTCACCCCGGAATTGCCCGTTACCTGAACTCCCTGCGGATCGCGTTTGTCCGTCTTGCGCTAACTGACAAAGCCTTCCTGAAAGAGAGTATGCACCCGGGAAAATCACTTTTCGACGGCCTGACTTATTTAAGTTATGGATTGAATCCCGGTGACAAACGTATTATCAAACAACTGTTCCGAGTGGTTCGGGCCTACAGTGACGGTCGCAGCGATGATATCGGCACCGAGGCAGAGGCACGCACACAGGCAGACAGACAGGCAGACAGACAGGCAGAACACTTTGCCCAGATACAGCACACGCTGCTGAACTTTATCGTATCAGAACGCAGTCGGATTCAAGAGCAGGAGAAAAAGACCCTGCTGGAACTCGCCGCCCAAAAACAACGCTATCTTGCGTTTAAAACCGCTGACGCATTCATCAAAACCCGTTTAAAAAGCGTATCACATCGTCTGGCATTTCATGAGTTGTTGCATACCGCGCTAAGACAGGTACTCGCCGAATCCTACCTGTCCGGCGGGGCAGACGGTGAACAGTGGCGGGTCACCAGCCAATTATTTACCGCACTGCTCTGGACCTCCCAAGCCAATGCGGACGAACATGACAAGCACAAACTACTACGTGCTCTGCCGCAACTGCTTATCAAGCTCAACACCTTTTTCAAAAAGCACAATATCGCACTGGATATTCAGTCGCTGATCGTTAAACAAATCACCGAAATACAGAAACTGATCACCGGTGGAGTCGATGGCCGGACACTAACAGATGAAGATTTGAGCCACAGCCAAACCATCACGTATCTGCTGCAAAAAATCAAAAATGAGACGCAAGAAGCCTACCGGGAAAAAAGCTTGATCGGAGCAGACCACACCGACCCGGCACCATTCCCACCGAGCGTTTCACAGGATACATTACAGCCTGGACAATGGCTTGCTTACTGGGTCGATAATAATATGCAAATGTGCAAATACATGTTCCACTTTTCCCCTCTGGACAAATATATTTTTTTCAACTGGGAAGGCGATAAGCAATTCGAACGCAGCACTCAACATGTCCAAGCAGACCTGGAACAGGGTTACGCCAAACTGCTGGATACGCCGATTCCGTTGGAGAGTGCATTCCGTTATGTAATGAAATTATCGATGGCTCAGATGCCGACACCATGA
- a CDS encoding substrate-binding periplasmic protein, with the protein MRVLAFGHAVLICILCGLCITVSAAQPVVLKIGLPDHASAIAEEYAEEVAKVYEQFGYQWETSRAPARRILIQADRGDLDGVILVPEVVRDHFFNLIQINVSVTSIDMMAFSMPGLAEVKHIDDLKGLKVGYLLGYETTERLLQNIGALSVRSYDLLFGMVLKHRLDIALALRRETFRFVEHHSEFAVMKMHPTPIIRVPLYHFINRKYEGLVEQVEEALTRQLATGELEKRISDHTPKSPFHSALDQTRPNE; encoded by the coding sequence ATGAGGGTCTTAGCTTTTGGCCATGCAGTACTGATTTGTATACTGTGCGGGCTTTGCATAACCGTATCGGCAGCACAACCAGTCGTGCTCAAAATCGGCCTGCCCGATCATGCCAGTGCCATTGCTGAAGAATATGCAGAAGAAGTCGCCAAGGTTTACGAACAATTCGGCTATCAGTGGGAAACGTCTCGTGCACCCGCACGGCGTATATTGATTCAGGCAGACCGGGGCGATCTGGATGGTGTGATATTGGTCCCCGAAGTCGTTCGCGATCATTTTTTTAATCTGATCCAAATCAACGTTTCGGTGACGTCCATCGATATGATGGCTTTTTCCATGCCCGGGCTTGCTGAAGTCAAGCACATTGACGATCTGAAGGGATTAAAAGTGGGCTACTTGCTGGGCTATGAAACAACGGAAAGATTACTCCAGAATATCGGAGCACTCTCGGTAAGAAGCTATGACTTGCTGTTTGGCATGGTTCTCAAGCACCGCCTTGATATAGCGCTTGCGTTGCGGCGGGAGACCTTCCGGTTTGTCGAACATCATTCAGAGTTTGCGGTGATGAAGATGCATCCAACGCCGATAATTCGCGTGCCGCTATATCACTTTATCAATCGGAAGTATGAAGGACTGGTCGAGCAAGTTGAAGAAGCACTGACACGCCAGCTGGCCACTGGAGAACTGGAAAAGCGAATCTCGGATCACACCCCGAAATCGCCATTCCATTCAGCCCTTGACCAAACTCGGCCTAACGAATAA
- a CDS encoding alpha/beta hydrolase: protein MPMSWDQRHIRKAEQKRLQQWGIAEGNCTMSFVPAHDGWQLAVSGYSSQPTKGLPVLLCHGMGANRLTFDLDADISLARYLAAQGYDVYTVDLRAHGKSEKPSWTGRRKWNWGFNDYVYQDLPAVIDFILAETGQKQLNFVGHSMGGHPVVLPGGAR from the coding sequence ATGCCCATGTCCTGGGATCAACGACACATCAGAAAGGCCGAGCAGAAACGCTTGCAACAGTGGGGGATTGCAGAGGGAAATTGTACGATGTCGTTTGTGCCAGCTCATGATGGCTGGCAATTGGCCGTCTCGGGGTATTCGTCACAACCCACTAAGGGCTTGCCCGTTTTGCTTTGCCATGGCATGGGGGCAAACCGGCTTACCTTTGACCTCGACGCTGATATATCGCTGGCGCGCTATCTGGCTGCACAAGGGTACGATGTGTACACGGTGGATTTGCGCGCGCATGGGAAAAGTGAAAAGCCTTCCTGGACCGGTCGCCGCAAATGGAATTGGGGCTTTAATGACTACGTGTATCAGGATTTGCCAGCCGTGATCGATTTTATTCTTGCAGAAACCGGTCAGAAACAGTTGAACTTTGTGGGGCACAGCATGGGGGGGCATCCTGTTGTATTGCCTGGCGGCGCTCGGTGA
- a CDS encoding MerR family DNA-binding transcriptional regulator encodes MAEFLSIGAAAFLLGVAVSTLRRWEKDSRFFSDFRTPGGHRRYALDKLLAFCGQSTADKQRRTICYARVSSHDQKKDLQTQIARLHGSRSRKNQRAVA; translated from the coding sequence ATGGCTGAATTTCTATCGATAGGCGCTGCCGCTTTTCTGCTGGGTGTGGCCGTTTCCACCCTTCGTCGCTGGGAAAAAGACTCACGGTTTTTTTCAGATTTCCGTACGCCTGGTGGCCATCGTCGTTACGCGCTTGATAAACTTTTAGCCTTTTGCGGTCAGTCGACTGCTGATAAGCAACGCAGAACGATCTGTTATGCACGCGTCTCTTCTCATGATCAGAAAAAAGATTTGCAAACGCAAATTGCTCGCTTGCATGGTTCACGTAGTCGTAAAAATCAACGAGCCGTCGCCTAG
- a CDS encoding IS4 family transposase — MNQRKFTTFLEKLTHSLNPEKITEIAKQEDFCVRQRRITPFNLVTCLVAVMASSTIESVADIQRRYCEWSESNISYRAFHNQFSKPEFPEFMREVLSSLLTDWLQPSLAFPEGHSFHQFKQILIQDGSSFAVKDSLKKSFPGRFKTISPAAVELQVTMDLLADQPCSISLTPDTASERDYLPEPQTLSGCLLLLDRGYFDLEWFQNLQDTGGFYIARCKNNINPVVEAAYREDGKMLKHVKGKPLKTVQGKLFKRQRTELIVSWKKGKHTITARLVACWIKREKKFSWLITNLPQEQFSLDEVSEAYRLRWQIELLFKEWKSYANLRCFDTGKESIATGLIWAAITAALMKRFICHSAQRILGKVLSTRKAAMCCTVTFCDTMLGIMRVDRKATKLNARKLINFLGRYAGRAHPKRDCDSGKFSLGLQLC; from the coding sequence ATGAATCAGCGTAAATTTACCACATTTCTTGAAAAACTCACCCATTCCCTCAACCCAGAAAAAATTACTGAAATCGCTAAACAAGAAGATTTCTGTGTGCGGCAGAGACGAATTACGCCTTTTAATCTAGTCACATGCCTGGTTGCAGTGATGGCCTCGAGCACCATAGAAAGTGTGGCAGACATTCAGCGGCGGTACTGCGAGTGGTCGGAGAGCAATATCTCTTATCGGGCCTTTCACAATCAATTTTCGAAGCCCGAGTTTCCTGAGTTTATGCGCGAAGTACTGTCATCACTCCTCACAGATTGGTTGCAACCCTCTCTGGCTTTTCCAGAAGGCCACTCTTTTCATCAGTTCAAACAGATTCTGATTCAGGATGGCAGCTCGTTTGCTGTGAAGGACTCGTTGAAGAAATCGTTTCCTGGTCGTTTCAAAACCATCAGCCCTGCCGCTGTTGAACTTCAAGTGACCATGGATCTTCTAGCAGATCAGCCCTGTTCTATCTCGTTGACCCCCGATACCGCCAGCGAGCGGGACTACCTCCCTGAGCCCCAAACGCTATCCGGGTGTTTGTTGCTGCTTGACCGGGGGTACTTCGATCTGGAGTGGTTTCAGAACTTGCAGGATACTGGAGGGTTTTATATCGCGCGGTGTAAGAACAACATTAATCCAGTCGTCGAGGCTGCTTATCGAGAAGATGGAAAAATGCTGAAGCACGTGAAGGGAAAGCCGCTGAAAACAGTGCAAGGCAAGCTGTTCAAGCGACAACGTACGGAATTAATTGTTTCCTGGAAAAAAGGAAAGCACACAATCACCGCAAGATTGGTTGCTTGTTGGATCAAGCGGGAAAAGAAATTCTCCTGGCTGATAACCAACCTTCCTCAAGAGCAGTTTTCTCTGGACGAGGTGAGTGAGGCTTACCGGCTTCGCTGGCAAATCGAGTTGTTATTCAAAGAGTGGAAATCCTATGCCAATCTACGGTGCTTTGATACCGGCAAGGAATCAATAGCAACCGGGCTAATCTGGGCGGCGATTACGGCGGCACTCATGAAGCGTTTTATTTGCCACAGCGCACAACGCATACTCGGCAAAGTGCTATCCACTCGAAAAGCTGCGATGTGCTGCACAGTGACTTTTTGCGATACGATGCTCGGCATCATGCGCGTTGACCGAAAAGCAACTAAGCTCAATGCGCGCAAATTGATTAACTTTCTTGGGCGTTATGCTGGACGTGCTCACCCCAAAAGAGACTGTGATTCGGGTAAATTCAGTTTGGGTCTACAGCTCTGTTAG
- a CDS encoding spinster family MFS transporter, which produces MANQSELHLSPGDLSGNKQSTTTIPETIIPCTQSESPQAANAWKVLFLLFLANLLNFFDRTIPAIVVEPIRLEWGLSDLQLGLIAGAFTLVYAVAGIPLGRLADRISRKKIMAWGLVVWSGFTALNAVAWNYVSFFMVRMGVGVGEASYAPAANSLISDLFPPEKRSRATGIFMLGLPLGLVLAFFTVGAMITAFDSWRAPFLIAAVPGIILAIAMFFIKEPERGQSEQRKLADDVVANPIRKLLKIPTFFWIILSGVTINFAAYAGNGFLVPLLQRYFEISLTQAALCTGVIVGITGLIGLTAGGWLADKGHQFSPRGRLSVGAVSLVIAALATAGALYFSNHSLVAFVVLFGFGWLAHYNYYTSVYPTIHDIVEPRLRSTAIAVYFAGMYLLGGAFGPIVVGALSDQLAQYHMTLAGQSEMTEVFKAQGLYDAMYLIPVALLLTGLFIWQASRHIIADKEIRTPGQSA; this is translated from the coding sequence ATGGCAAATCAATCTGAACTTCATCTGTCGCCTGGAGACCTCTCTGGCAACAAGCAATCAACCACAACAATTCCGGAGACAATTATTCCCTGCACTCAGAGTGAGTCCCCCCAGGCCGCGAATGCCTGGAAAGTGCTTTTTTTGTTGTTTCTCGCGAATTTGTTGAATTTTTTTGATCGTACGATTCCGGCGATTGTGGTTGAGCCGATTCGTCTGGAATGGGGCTTGAGTGACTTGCAGTTGGGGCTGATCGCTGGCGCGTTTACATTGGTCTATGCTGTGGCAGGTATTCCATTGGGGCGTTTGGCTGACCGTATTTCCCGCAAAAAAATCATGGCATGGGGATTGGTGGTGTGGAGCGGGTTTACGGCGTTAAATGCAGTTGCCTGGAATTATGTTTCCTTCTTTATGGTCCGGATGGGGGTCGGGGTAGGTGAGGCCAGCTATGCACCGGCGGCTAATTCATTGATCAGTGACCTGTTCCCTCCGGAGAAGCGTTCAAGAGCGACGGGAATATTTATGTTGGGCTTGCCTTTGGGGCTGGTTTTGGCATTTTTCACTGTCGGGGCAATGATCACCGCATTTGATAGCTGGAGGGCGCCTTTTCTGATCGCAGCGGTGCCGGGGATTATTCTGGCAATTGCCATGTTTTTCATCAAGGAGCCTGAGCGAGGTCAAAGCGAGCAGCGAAAGTTAGCCGATGACGTGGTTGCAAATCCGATTAGAAAGTTGCTCAAAATACCCACTTTTTTCTGGATAATTCTATCCGGTGTGACGATTAATTTTGCCGCTTACGCGGGGAATGGCTTTCTTGTTCCGTTGTTGCAGCGCTATTTTGAGATATCCCTGACGCAGGCGGCACTGTGTACCGGTGTGATTGTCGGGATAACCGGCTTGATAGGGCTGACGGCTGGTGGTTGGTTGGCGGACAAAGGCCATCAATTTTCCCCGCGAGGGCGTTTGTCAGTCGGTGCTGTGAGTCTGGTAATTGCGGCTCTGGCAACGGCTGGTGCGCTCTATTTCAGTAACCACTCACTGGTTGCATTTGTGGTGCTTTTCGGTTTTGGCTGGCTGGCACACTATAATTATTACACCAGTGTTTACCCTACTATTCACGATATTGTGGAGCCCAGGTTGCGCTCCACAGCAATCGCAGTGTACTTTGCAGGTATGTATCTATTGGGGGGGGCTTTCGGGCCAATCGTTGTAGGTGCACTGTCGGATCAACTGGCGCAATATCACATGACCTTGGCGGGCCAGTCTGAAATGACCGAAGTGTTCAAGGCTCAGGGATTATATGATGCGATGTATCTGATTCCCGTTGCGCTATTGCTTACCGGTTTGTTTATCTGGCAGGCTAGCCGCCATATTATTGCGGATAAAGAAATCCGAACCCCGGGGCAAAGCGCTTAA
- a CDS encoding DUF1329 domain-containing protein, with protein sequence MKPLNKLPIKSTRLVCFMALALSQTTLAAVSEQQAAQLGATLTPIGAEKSGNSDASIPAWTGGLNAAPSGYINGSHMIDPYASDQPVAEITAQNLEQYRDKLSPGQIGMFEHFPNTYRMKIYPTRRSASLPQSVYDNALYNATHAELVDNGNGLANYQGYIPFPIPENGLEVIWNHIARYRGMSSKRDIVQIITQRNGDYHIVKMNEEVVYPEQMEGMGDDGQNMLVFFKQSVTAPARLTGNVLLVHDTINQVSEPRKAWIYNAGQRRVRRAPQVAYDGPGTSSDGLRTSDNFDMYNGAPDRYDWKLIGKQEMYIPYNNYRLASEDVKYDEIVQPGHMNPDLIRYELHRVWRVEATLKDGTRHIYGKRTFFLDEDSWQISVVDHYDTRGALWRVSEAYAMQVYYANVPMKAAESYYDLTNKRYLVIGLQNEEDTPTQYGHVAKMVDFTPAAIRRSGRR encoded by the coding sequence ATGAAACCTTTGAATAAACTTCCGATCAAGTCAACTCGCTTAGTCTGTTTCATGGCGCTTGCCCTGTCACAAACGACGCTGGCAGCAGTAAGTGAACAACAAGCAGCACAATTGGGCGCTACTCTGACCCCAATCGGTGCCGAGAAATCCGGCAATTCAGACGCGAGTATTCCAGCCTGGACTGGCGGGCTAAACGCCGCCCCCTCTGGCTATATTAACGGCAGTCACATGATCGACCCTTATGCGTCGGATCAACCGGTCGCTGAAATCACTGCCCAAAACCTGGAGCAGTACCGGGATAAGCTCAGCCCGGGCCAAATCGGTATGTTCGAGCACTTCCCGAATACCTACCGCATGAAAATTTATCCGACCCGTCGAAGTGCATCTTTGCCGCAGTCGGTCTATGACAATGCGCTTTATAACGCCACTCATGCTGAACTGGTCGACAATGGCAATGGTTTAGCAAATTATCAAGGCTACATACCCTTCCCGATTCCAGAAAACGGGCTGGAAGTCATCTGGAATCACATCGCCCGCTACCGGGGTATGAGCTCAAAACGGGATATCGTCCAAATCATTACCCAGCGAAACGGTGACTATCACATAGTCAAAATGAACGAAGAAGTTGTGTACCCGGAACAAATGGAGGGCATGGGCGACGACGGCCAGAATATGCTGGTTTTTTTCAAACAAAGCGTCACGGCCCCGGCTCGTTTAACAGGCAATGTATTACTGGTTCACGACACCATAAATCAAGTCAGCGAACCCCGTAAAGCATGGATCTATAACGCAGGACAACGCCGGGTGAGACGGGCACCGCAAGTCGCGTATGATGGACCGGGCACATCATCGGATGGATTGCGCACATCAGACAACTTTGACATGTACAACGGTGCGCCGGATCGCTACGACTGGAAGTTGATCGGCAAACAGGAAATGTATATTCCTTACAATAATTACCGACTCGCTTCCGAGGACGTCAAATATGATGAAATAGTTCAACCAGGCCATATGAATCCGGACCTTATTCGCTACGAACTGCACCGGGTCTGGCGTGTCGAAGCCACTTTGAAAGATGGTACTCGCCACATTTATGGCAAACGAACCTTTTTCCTGGATGAAGACAGCTGGCAGATTTCGGTCGTGGATCACTACGACACACGGGGTGCACTATGGCGAGTTTCTGAAGCGTACGCCATGCAAGTCTACTACGCCAACGTCCCGATGAAAGCCGCTGAAAGTTATTACGATTTAACCAACAAGCGCTATCTGGTCATTGGTTTGCAGAATGAAGAGGACACACCCACTCAATACGGCCATGTCGCCAAAATGGTTGACTTCACGCCGGCTGCAATCCGTCGCTCTGGTCGTCGATAG
- a CDS encoding tRNA-uridine aminocarboxypropyltransferase — protein sequence MSASDPVKTISDPVKAISKPEQTENPPLNSARHPNAVAKLRLQELACSQRKFSARGSRLRRCPDCLLARHLCICGARPMLQTQCAFCFIMYKGEVYKPSNTGRLIADVVADNYAFLWERTQTDKALLALLEDERYTPILIFPHQYAEAGRCIHNPMEHVAVVSGRIPLFIVLDGTWREAKKMFKSPYLANLPVLGIQPDEGSTYVLREAAHTHQLCTAEVGVEVLRLANERVAAEALQDYFNLFQERYASIRAHVRGRNL from the coding sequence ATGAGCGCATCCGATCCAGTTAAGACGATATCCGATCCAGTTAAGGCGATATCCAAGCCAGAACAGACTGAGAACCCGCCTCTAAACTCGGCCCGCCATCCGAACGCGGTTGCGAAATTGAGACTTCAGGAACTCGCCTGCTCGCAACGAAAATTTTCCGCCAGAGGCAGTCGATTGCGGCGCTGCCCGGATTGTTTGCTGGCGCGACACCTCTGTATCTGCGGAGCACGCCCCATGCTGCAAACGCAATGTGCATTCTGTTTTATCATGTACAAAGGCGAAGTGTACAAGCCTAGCAATACCGGCCGGTTAATTGCCGATGTTGTTGCAGATAATTACGCATTCCTTTGGGAACGCACTCAAACAGATAAGGCATTACTGGCACTGCTGGAAGATGAGCGTTATACGCCCATTTTAATTTTTCCGCACCAGTACGCAGAAGCCGGACGCTGCATTCATAACCCGATGGAACATGTTGCCGTTGTATCCGGCAGGATTCCCTTGTTTATCGTTCTGGATGGGACCTGGCGTGAAGCCAAGAAAATGTTCAAAAGCCCCTACCTCGCCAACTTGCCCGTACTCGGCATCCAACCCGATGAGGGCTCTACGTACGTTTTACGGGAAGCGGCTCACACACATCAATTATGCACAGCCGAAGTGGGTGTTGAAGTTTTGAGATTGGCAAATGAAAGAGTTGCAGCCGAGGCGTTACAGGACTATTTTAATTTGTTCCAGGAACGATACGCGAGTATAAGGGCCCATGTACGCGGGCGAAACCTGTAA
- a CDS encoding IS200/IS605 family accessory protein TnpB-related protein, producing the protein MDTPTKTLTFETRLNLIHEQDAALCHYAELWNQVKFRWFANLQKPKAQQLSRTQFMHEMGMPFSYRVFQGVRQSIKGLIQSYQTNRNNRLVTLEVKIKQLEKTLNKLEKRCDHVAEKGCPQQAKKLRNTLRQKEVKLHRWQQKQSALVAEKQENKTPICFGGRKLLKERQTLKSNEGIRDWQCRWHEARHREFLLVGSHDESWGCQNAQLSPSEQDDAYQLKLLVPHQLRATFGTTINIDCLKFKHGKTAIAQAVWQNQVKKLDKSIKGQPLSFRFKRDKKGWRLLVSVEVAGPTEQAEWIDADQGVIGVDVNPDHLAVVELDRNGNPLQHRTFDLPLHYKNDAQRAAIIGDAVRDLMDFAAQQGKAVVIEKLDFQQKKRQYQKQDHPQYARMLNAFAYGKIKDLLETQSIKRGIRLYHVNPAYTSLLGRMKYRDRHGFSDHHAAALVIGRRHYGFKEKPPKQLIGINAKGTVKAEHPPVRMALGDYQYYNKLQRWYQPLETSLDFLSGWRHFRRVNRVSYSVEARLDGRPGMSPDLIQESTTLLSAHPAL; encoded by the coding sequence GTGGATACGCCAACGAAAACACTCACCTTTGAAACCCGGCTTAATTTGATTCATGAGCAGGATGCGGCATTGTGCCACTATGCCGAGCTGTGGAATCAAGTGAAGTTTCGTTGGTTTGCTAACTTACAAAAGCCTAAAGCCCAGCAATTGAGTCGTACCCAGTTTATGCATGAAATGGGGATGCCGTTCAGCTATCGGGTGTTTCAAGGCGTCCGGCAAAGCATTAAAGGTTTAATCCAGTCTTACCAAACCAATCGAAACAACCGGCTGGTGACGCTGGAAGTTAAAATCAAACAGCTGGAGAAAACGCTCAACAAACTAGAGAAGCGCTGTGATCATGTTGCAGAGAAAGGCTGCCCGCAACAGGCCAAAAAACTTCGCAACACACTACGACAGAAGGAAGTGAAACTGCATCGTTGGCAGCAAAAGCAGTCCGCCTTGGTGGCCGAAAAACAGGAAAATAAAACCCCCATTTGTTTCGGCGGTCGAAAGCTGCTGAAAGAGCGACAAACACTAAAATCCAATGAAGGGATAAGGGATTGGCAATGTCGCTGGCACGAAGCGCGACACCGTGAATTTCTATTAGTGGGTTCTCATGATGAATCCTGGGGCTGTCAAAATGCCCAGCTATCGCCCAGTGAGCAAGATGATGCTTACCAGCTAAAACTCCTGGTACCCCATCAATTACGCGCTACGTTCGGCACGACCATTAACATTGATTGCCTGAAATTCAAGCATGGTAAGACGGCTATTGCCCAAGCCGTCTGGCAGAATCAGGTTAAAAAACTCGATAAATCAATCAAAGGGCAACCCCTGAGTTTTCGATTTAAGCGAGACAAAAAAGGTTGGCGGTTACTCGTTAGCGTGGAAGTGGCAGGACCAACAGAGCAAGCAGAGTGGATCGATGCTGATCAAGGTGTCATTGGTGTGGATGTCAACCCGGATCACTTAGCGGTCGTCGAGCTGGATCGGAACGGTAACCCACTGCAACACCGAACGTTTGACTTACCGTTACACTATAAGAATGATGCTCAACGGGCGGCCATTATTGGGGATGCCGTACGAGACCTGATGGACTTTGCCGCACAGCAAGGTAAAGCGGTGGTGATCGAAAAGCTGGATTTTCAGCAGAAGAAACGGCAATACCAAAAGCAGGATCATCCTCAGTATGCCCGCATGTTGAATGCCTTTGCTTACGGCAAGATCAAGGACTTGCTTGAAACGCAAAGCATAAAACGCGGCATACGCCTTTATCACGTCAATCCGGCTTATACCTCATTACTGGGGCGGATGAAGTATCGCGATCGACACGGTTTTTCAGATCACCATGCGGCCGCGTTAGTGATTGGTCGTCGGCATTATGGCTTTAAAGAAAAGCCGCCAAAACAACTCATTGGTATTAACGCGAAGGGTACCGTTAAGGCCGAGCATCCGCCTGTAAGGATGGCGCTCGGGGATTATCAGTATTACAACAAACTTCAGCGTTGGTACCAACCACTCGAAACATCATTAGATTTTCTGAGTGGCTGGCGTCACTTTCGTCGTGTGAATCGGGTTAGTTACTCCGTTGAGGCTCGCCTTGATGGTAGACCGGGCATGAGTCCCGACTTGATTCAGGAAAGCACTACCTTGCTTTCCGCGCACCCTGCGCTGTAG